In Humulus lupulus chromosome 7, drHumLupu1.1, whole genome shotgun sequence, the following are encoded in one genomic region:
- the LOC133790007 gene encoding uncharacterized protein LOC133790007, whose amino-acid sequence MKLVELEMREGDARKYIGQNHWLSNVGSTEEERVEGVSKRMLDSNPGQMWLLLYHKGKHWMLIIIDFDHQLCYFLDSLHNFPPDEIKSLISRVFQHLHTNNAKTKEVAWRTVKCPRQPLQSVQCGFYVMRMMKDFVTNEFSMRWLTSNCGGKNYYTKDEINEVREEWAQCVMDLMSTT is encoded by the exons ATGAAACTAGTCGAACTTGAGATGAGAGAAGGAGATGCGAGAAAGTATATAGGTCAAAACCATTGGTTATCAAATGTTGGATCCACTGAAGAAGAGCGAGTTGAAGGGGTATCAAAGCGTATGCTTGATTCAAATCCGGGTCAGATGTGGTTGTTGCTATATCATAAGGG aaagcattggatgcttataataattgattttgaTCACCAATTGTGCTATTTCCTGGATTCTCTTCACAATTTTCCACCAGATGAAATCAAATCTCTCATTTCTCG tgtCTTTCAACATTTACACACAAATAATGCAAAAACTAAGGAAGTCGCGTGGAGAACAGTTAAGTGTCCTCgtcaaccattacaatcagtacaatgtgggttctatgttatgaggatgatgaaggacttcgtgacaaatgagttttcaatgcgatggctaactagtaat tgtggcgggaagaactattacacaaaggatgagatcaatgaagtacgtgaagaatgggcacaatgcgtcatggatttgatgagtactacatag